From the genome of Pseudomonas migulae:
GGGTTGCAGCGGTGTAGTCGAGCAGTTGCGCCGGGCCACGCTTGACCTGCGGCGGCTGAGAACGCTGGGCGCGGAAGGTCGCTGCCGCTTGCGGGCCTTCAGCGGCCAGCACTTCGGCCGGGGTCTGACGGGCGAGGTCGGCGATGTTGTAGGTTTTTTCGGATTTTGCCGCGGCCGGGTCAGCACTGAAACTGGCGATGTAAGTGGCGAGATCCCAACGCTGACGGTCATCCAGCTGATCGGCGAAGGCCGGCATGTCGGTGCCTTCCACGCCCATCCCCAAGGTGTTGTAGATCGCGTAGAGGCTCAATCGGTCCTGGCGCGCGGCATCGCGCAGATTGGCGGGCGGCGGCGTCAGACCGACACCGGCCGGGCCATCGCCGGCTCCCGCATCGCCATGGCAAACCGAACAATGCTGGGCGTACAGCGGCGCTCCCCGGGTCGGATCCGGCGTAATGATCGGCGCCTGACTGACTTCATAGGTCACAGCCAGCTTCGCACCGAGCTGCCGAGCCTGACGGGCGACGTCCGCACCGTCCTGCCGGGCCGCGATGGCTTTGCGCAGCGTGCTGACGCCCTGCTCCAATCCGGCCTTTTCCGGCTTCTCCGGCATGGCGGCGATCAAGCCTTGCAACGCCTTGGTAAATTCCAGCTGCTCGCGGTATTCGGATTCATTGATGACCTTGCCCGCTTGCACAGACTCCGGGTAGTCGGCGCCGATGTAATCGAGCAAATGCAGCGCCTGCGGCGCGCCTTCCACGGTGTCGGCCAGCAGGTTGGAACTGCACAAGGCAAACAGCGGCAATACCAGCCAGGCCAGGAAACGGGACGGGGCAGTCATGAATGAATCTCAATTGGAAATACGAAGTAACACATTGTTCACTTCGAATGAGTTTCGCTCAAGCTTTGTTGTGTGAAACGCAGCATGGCGCTCCGGTTTGCGCTTTCGTCGGGTGATGGCACTTTCAAAAAAATGCAACCAAAAAGCCATTACGTCGCCACTATCCCTGTTTATAATGCCCCGCCTGCAATAGAGCGACATGGCATTCAAGCTCCTCCACCCAGGAGGAATTGGCAGGACGCCAGTCTGCGCCGATAGGTCTTAACAGCCCGACCAGCAAGCGCGGCTGCTTACACTCAGGGAAGAAGTACTATGGCCTCCCGCGCCCTAACCTTGATCGCGCTCAGCGCTGTCACCTTGCTCTCCGGCTGTTCGGCCTTTCGCAACTACGATTCGGAACTCGCACAGACCAACCAGCAACTGGCTGCCGGCAACGTCGACGCCGCGCTGACCCTGCTGGAAAAGAACAACACCGGCGAAGACAAAGACCTGCTGTATTACTTCGAGAAAGGTGAACTGCTGCGCGCCAAGGGCGACTTGTCCGGCAGCCAGAACGCCTGGACCAGCGCCGATGCGGTGGTCGGCAAGTGGGAAGACGCGGTCAAGCTCGATACCGCCAAGTACGTCGCTCAGTTCGGCAGCTTCCTGGTGAACGACAAGGTCCGTCGCTACGAAGGCTACGACTACGAAAAAGTCATGCTGACCACGCAAATGGCCCTGAACCTGCTGGCCGTGAACGACTTCGACGGCGCGCGCACCGCGATCAAGAAAACCCACGAACGTGAAGCCGTGATCGCCGACCTGCGCGACAAGGAATACCTCAAGAGCGAAGAGGAAGCCGAGAAAGAAGGCGTCAAGACCGAATACAAAGACCTGCAGGGTTACCCGGTCGCCAGCCTCGATGCGCCGGAAGTGGTCGGCCTGAAAAACAGCTACCAGAGTGCGTTCAGCCATTACCTGGCCGGCTTCGTCTACGAAGCCCTGGGTGAAAAAGACCTGGCCGCGCCGGGTTATCGCAAAGCGGCCGAACTGCGCCCGAACACCCCGCTGCTGGAACAGGCACTGAAGGACCTCGACAAGAAAAACGCCAAGGACGAGGACAGCGACATCCTGATCGTCGTGCAAAGCGGCCTGGCGCCGGCCCGGGATTCGATCCGCGTACCCCTGCCTCTGCCCATCAGCGGCAATGTGGTGATCACCCCGCTGTCGTTCCCGATCATCAAGCCTGATACCTCCACCGCCACGCTCGCCCAGATCGGCGTGGACGGCCAGCAGGTCAACCTGACGCAACTCAACAGCATCACCGCCATGTCCCGCCGCGCGCTGCGTGACGACATGCCGGGCATCATTGTGCGCACCACCGTTCGCGCCGTGACCCGTGGCGTGGCGCAGAAGCAGATCAACGAAACCAACCCGCTGGCGGGCCTGGCGGTCGGTATCACTTCAGCCGTGCTCGAAGGTGCCGATACCCGTACGTGGCGCACCCTGCCGGACAACACCCAGGTGGTGCGCCTGCGCCTGAAGAAAGGCGAGCACCAGGTCACGCTGCCAAGTGCGGTCGGTGGTTCGGTAGTCAAGATTACTGTCGATCAACGCTATCAGGTCATCAGCCTGCGTGCCGTGGGCAGCCAGGTGTTCGCCAGCGGCCTGGCGGCTCACGTCGTCCCAAGCAGCAGCCCAACGGCCGTGGCCAGCCTCAAACAACCTTAAGAACGGAGTCTTTACATGCGTTTCAAACTCATCGCTGTCGTCGCCCTGGCCTTGCTGGCCGGTTGCGCCACACCGCCGCCACCGGAGCCAGGCAGCGCCGCCAGCAAAGTCGTGGCCATGGGCAAGCTGAAGAACATTGTGGTGGGCGCCATGCGCGTCGCCCGGGAAAACGGCTTCATGACGGTCAATGTGCAGCTGAGCAACACCAGCTTCAACAACAAGACCTTCTACTACCGCTTTGCCTGGCTCGGCCCTGAAGGCTTCCCGATTGCCGAAGAAGAAACCTGGAAAAGCCAGATGATGTACGGCGAGCAGACCAGTTTCATCCAGGCCATCGCGCCCACCGCCAAAGCCGTGGATTTCCGCCTCGAAATCAAAACGCCTTAACACCCTATTCGTTCAGTTTTAGAGAGCATTCCCATGTTTGCACGTTTTTCGTTCATCGCCGTTATCGCCCTGCTGGCCAGCGGTTGCGCCAATACCTCGCCTGTTCTGGGCAGCAAGAACATCAGCTACGGCGACACCAAGGCCGTGGAAACCGTGACCAACGAGTTCGGCTCCACCGACCTGCAGATGATTGCCGAGTCCATGACCCGCTCCCTCGCCCAGTCCGGCATTCTGCAAGGCCGTCCGGTGGTTCAGGTCTACGACGTGAAGAACAAGACCAGCGAATACATCGACACTCGCGAAATAACCACCAGCATCAAGACCCAGCTGATGAAGTCCGGCACCGCCCGCTTCGCCAGCGACAACACTGCCATGCAAAGCCAGGTCGACCAGCTCAAGCTGCAAAACCAGAGCGGCCTGTACAAGAAAGCCACCGTGGCCAAGACCGGCAACATGATCGCCGCCAAATACCGTCTTGAAGGTTCGATCAGCTCGATCGTCAAGCGCAGCAGCGACTACAAGGACGTCTTCTACAAATTCAGCCTGCAATTGATCGACGTTGAAAGCGGTCTGGCCGAGTGGATGGACGAGAAAGAGATCCGCAAGACCACGGAGCGTTAATCAATGCGTGCATGGATTGGCATGATGGCCCTGGCTTGCGCGTTAAGCGCGCAGGCGGCCCCGAAAGTCGCGGTGACCGACCTGGCGTATCAGGAGCGAGTGGAGCAGTACATCCACATCGTTTCGGCCAAGAACAATTATCGCGAGGGTTACTACAGCGCCAGTGGTTCTTCGAGCTACAACGAATTCGAAGCCACCACCAGCTACATCGAGCAAGCTGAGCTGCGCAAATTCACCGGCGACATCAAGGGCGAGATACTGCGCACCGGCATGTTCCAGCTGGTGCAAGGCACGCCGTACACCGCCGCGTCCAAGGGCGACATCTATGACGTGATCAAGCGGATCAAGGCCGGCAACTTCAAGGGTGCCGACTATGTGCTGTTCGGCACCGTGTCGGACATTGATTTCACCCGCGACGTAACCGAACTGGCCAACACCGACAGCCATTCCGCCGTGTTGGGCCTGACCCTGGTGGCGGACTTCAGCCTGATCAACACCCGGACGTATGAAATCACCTCGGCTTTCACAGCGATGGGCGAAGGTCAGGACACCAAACTGGTGAATGGCCGGGACATCAAGGTTTCGCTGAACCGTCCGCGGGTGGTTCGTGACGTGTCCAAGGCGCTGGGTGAAGACGTGGCCGCGCAGTTGAGCCAACAGCTCGGTGGCGGTAGTTACCAGCAGCCAGGGCAAGCCCCATTACGCAACAACCTGCCACCGGATACGGCGCCGGTCATTTTGCGCTGATCCAGGGCTTGCTCTAACCCTGTGGTGAGTGCCTTTGTGGCGAGGGGATTTATCCCCGTTGGACTGCGCAGCAGTCCCATCTTTGGGGCCGCTTCGCGACCCAACGGGGATAAATCCCCTCGCCACAAAAACCCTCACCACGAGAGCATCCGCATCACAAATGAAAAAGGCGACCCCCAGGGTCGCCTTTTTTGTGGCTGCGAGTTTTACACCGCAGCTTTACGCAGCGTCGCCATAAACGCCGCCGCGCCAATGAACAATCCGGCAAAGGTCCGGTTCATGCGTTTTTGCTGCTTGGGCGTACGCAACATGCGCAGTACCTTGGACGCCAACCCGGTGTAACCGGCCATGACAATCAGATCAACACAGACCATGGTCACGCCAATGATCAGGTATTGAGCCAATAGCGGCGCATGCGGGTCGATGAACTGCGGCAACACCGCGAGCATGAACACCAGGGCCTTGGGGTTGCTGATGTTGACCAGGAAACCGCGGAACACCAGGGCCAACGGTTTGCCGATCTGGCGCACGGCGGCGTCGTCGCTCATGTCGCTGGGCAGCGCACGCCATTGCTTGACCGCCAGGTAAACCAGGTACGCCACGCCGAACCATTTGATCGCATAGAACGCGGAGGCTGATGCGGTGAGAATCGCGCCAACACCGGCGCCGACAATCGCAATCTGCACCGCCAGGCCCAATTGCAGGCCCAGGGCGTTCCAGTAACCGCGCCAGAAACCGTATTGCAGACCGCTGGACATCGACGCAATGGCGCCGGCACCGGGAGACAGGCTGATCACCCAGCAGGCGGCAAAAAACGCCAGCCATGTTTGAAGCTCCATCGCACACCTCGACTCAGACTCGTGACAGACGTCTAAGCTAATGCGGCTTGGGGCCGATGACTACCGATTTTTTGCAGGATATTGCGGCGGCCGACCAGCGTTTTATGACTCGAGGGCCCCTTCGCGAGCAAGCCCGCTCCCACATTTGATCAGTGTTGTTCACAAATTTTGTGTTCACTAAAGATCCAATGTGGGAGCGGGCTTGCTCGCGAAAGCGGTATGTCAGGCAACGGAAGGTTTACTTCTCAAACCCGCCGGACGAGAACACATCCGTACCCCGCCAGCGTCGAACCGAGCGCTGGAAGAACAAACTGTTGGGCACCTGCACCATCGCGCTGCCGGTCCCAAGCTCTTCAGCCTCGATCAACGTGGTGTACAGCAGATTGATCGCCACCACCCGGCCTTTGACGCCAGGCTTGTCAGTGGTGTCCACCAACTCGACCACGTCACCGATACGGAACGGGCCGACAGTAAAGATCAGGATCGCGCAGAGCAGATTGGAGAGCACGCTCCACATGGCGAAAAACGCCACCGCGGCCACCGCAACGAAACCGGACAACGCGGTCCAGAGCACCGTGGCCGATACACCGAGGCGTTCCAGCACGAAAATCAGCGCACTGCCCATGATCAGCCAGCGCAGACCGCCGCGCAGCGGCATCAGGAACTGCGGCGGAAACGGATAGCGCTCGCCCAATCGAGTCAGGCATTTAGCGACGACGCGCTGAGCGATATAACCGGCCAGCAGGATCAGCAGAATTTGCACGACCAGCCAGATCGGCTCGACCCACATTGCCGGCAACGGTAGCTTGAAGGCTTCCATCAGGACAGCGCCTCCAACTCCGCCTGCATGCTTTCGAGCAATTCCAGGGCTTCCATCCAGGCTTCTTCCAGCTCGGCTTCACGCACCTTCAGCCTGGCTTGTTCGGCCAGCAGATCACGCAAATCGTTCTTGCGTGCCGGCTCGTAGATATCGCTGTCGCCAAGGCCGGTGTCGATCTTCGCCAGTTTCTCGTGCAGCTTGCCCAACTCGGCTTCGAGCTTGTCAGCCTCGCGCTTGTGCGGCGCCAGTTGCTGACGCAATGCGGCGGCGGCCTGACGCTGAGCCTTTTTGTCGGTCTTGTCCGGATTGACCGGCGTGTTGCTGACCGGGGCATTGCGCTGACGGTAGTCGACCAGCCAACGGGCGTAGTCTTCCAGGTCACCGTCAAACTCCTCGACCTTGCCGTCCGCCACCAGATAGAAATTGTCAGTGGTGCTCTTGAGCAAATGACGATCGTGGGAGACCACCAGCACTGCACCACTGAATTCCTGCAGGGCCATGGTCAGCGCCAGGCGCATTTCCAGGTCCAGGTGGTTGGTGGGTTCGTCGAGCAGCAGCAGGTTCGGTCGTTCCCAGGCGATCAACGCCAGGGCCAGGCGAGCTTTCTCACCACCGGAGAAATTCAGCACAGGCTCGTCGATACGCGCACCGCGGAAGTCGAAACCGCCGAGGAAATCACGCAGGGTCTGCTCGCGTTCGGTCGGCGCCAGACGTTGCAAGTGCAGCAGCGGGCTGGCCTTCGAGTCCAGGGAGTCAAGCTGATGCTGGGCGAAGTAACCGACGACGGTGTTTTCGCCACGGGTCAGTCGACCGGCCAGCGGCGAGAGTTCACCGGCAAGGTTTTTGATCAGGGTCGATTTACCGGCGCCGTTGGGCCCCAGCAAACCGATGCGCGCGCCGGGGGTCAGTTGCAGCTTGACCTTCTCCAGCACGGCTTTGTCGCCGTAGCCCAAACGGGCGTCGGACAGGTCGATCAAAGGGCTGGAAATCTTCGTCGACTCGCGGAAGACAAAGTCGAACGGTGAATCGACGTGGGCAGCGGACAACTCTTCCATCCGCTCCAGCGCCTTGATCCGGCTCTGGGCCTGACGGGCCTTGGTCGCCTGGGCCTTGAAGCGGGCGATGTAGCTTTCCATGTGCGCGCGTTGCGCCTGCTGCTTCTCGTAGGCCTGTTGCTGCTGGGCCAGACGTTCGGCACGGGCGCGTTCGAAAGCGCTGTAGCCACCGCGATACAGGGTGATCTTGCGCTGATCGACATGGGCCACATGATCGACCACGGCATCGAGGAAATCCCGGTCGTGGGAAATCAGCAACAAGGTGCCGGGGTAGCTTTTGAGCCACTCTTCGAGCCAGATGATGGCGTCGAGGTCCAAGTGGTTGGTCGGTTCGTCGAGCAGCAACAGGTCAGAGGGGCACATCAATGCCTGCGCCAGGTTCAGACGCATCCGCCAGCCACCAGAGAAATCTCCTACCTGGCGATCCATCTGTTCGTTGGTGAACCCCAGGCCGGCCAGCAGCTTGCGGGCACGGGCGTCGGCCGTGTAACCGTCGGCGCTGTCGAGTTCCGAGTGCAGGCGGGCCTGAGCGGCACCGTCATGGGCCGCTTCGGCGGCGGCGAGGTCACGTTGCACCTCGCGCAGGCGCAGGTCGCCATCGAGCACGTAGTCGACCGCCAGGCGTTCGAGCGTCTCGATTTCCTGGCGCATGTGGGCGATGCGCCAGTCGGCCGGCAGGAAGCAGTCACCCGAGTCCGGGTGCAGCTCGCCCCGAATCAAGGCGAACAGGCTCGATTTGCCGGCGCCGTTGGCACCGATGAGGCCGGCTTTGTGGCCGGCGTGCAGGGTCAGCTCGGCGTCTTCTAGCAGACGTTGCGGGCCACGCTGTAAAGTCAGGTTCTGAAGTCGAATCATAATGGCGGCGGAGTCTACCAGCTTCGCTCGCAACTGGCGCGAGTAGCACTATGTCCTCTGACCTGTGGAGCTTTTCCCTTGGCACTTACGCCCGTCCCGGCGTTGAAGCCGCGTGCCTGACCTTGCAGTCGGCGGGAGTGAATGTGTGCCTGTTGTTGTGTGGGCTGTGGCTGGGGCAGCGAGGAGTCGCCTGCAACGAGCAACGATTGCAGCAGCTTCGCAACGTGGCCGAACCCTGGGACGCGGATGTCGTTCGACCGCTGCGTGATGTGCGCATGCAATGGAAAATCATCGCGACTGAAGATGCCGAACTGAATGCGTTACGCGAACAAGTGAAAGCGCTGGAGCTGGAAGCCGAACGGCATCTGTTGTTGCGACTGGAGCGATCGGCGCAGAGTTGGCCGCAGGATGAGGCGACCGATTTATCGGCCTGGCTGGAAGGTGTGGCGGCGGGTGCCGCCCACCTGGACCGCGACGCGCTGCATCAGCTGCGCGTCGCGGCAACCGGCACTTAGGAAGCGCTGGTTGGGGTGGTGCTGGTGCTCGACGGTGCGACCGGCGTTGGCGCCGTGGTGGCTGTCGAGGTGGAAGCCGCCGGTGCAGGAGCGGCCGACGCGGATGGCGCTGGCGTCGCTGGTTTGGCAGCAGGAGCCGGGGTTGGCTTGGCAACGGCGGCCGGTTTTTTCACGGCTGGTTTGGCTGCAGCGGGTTTTGCAGCTGTCGCTGGTTTGGCGGCGACTGGCTTGGCAGCAGCAGTTTTTGCAGCGGGTTTAGCAGCTGGTTTCGCGGCCGGCTTGGCAGCGATTTTTGCCGCGGCTGGTTTTGCGACAGTCTTGGCAGCCGGTTTCGCAGCGGCGGTTTTAGCGGCTGGTTTGGCAGCTGCAGTTTTTGCCGCAGCAGGTTTGGCAGCAGCGGTTCTTGCAGCCGGTTTAGCGGCCGCAGCTTTCGCCGCAGCAGGCTTGGCAGCAGCGGTTCTTGCTGCTGGCTTAGCGGCCGCAGTTTTCGCCGCAGCAGGCTTGGCAGCAGCGGTTTTTGCAGCCGGCTTAGCGGCCGCAGTTTTCGCCGCAGCAGGTTTCGCAGCAGCGGTTCTTGCTGCCGGTTTAGCGGCGGCTGTTTTCGCAGCGGCTGGCTTGGCGGCAGGTTTGGCAGCGGCTGTTTTCGCAGCCGGTTTCGCAGCGCTGGCAGCGACCGGTTTTTTCGCAGCAGGTTTAGCTGCGGCTTTCACCGGAGCCTTGGCAGCAGGCTTGGCCGATGCTTTTGCAGCAGCCGGTTTGGCAGCGGCTTTCTTGGCCGGGGCCGCAGCAGGCTTAGCCGAACGCAGGGACAACGCCTTGCCGACAGCCTCTTGTACACGACCGACGCCCTGGGCCAGTTTCAGGCTTTCTTGAGCATCGCGCTTGAGTTGCAGAATGTAGGTACGGGTCTCGGACTGGCGATCCTTGAGGGAGTCGAGCAAGTCTTCGAGTTGCTTCACTCCGTCCTTCGCCTTGGCTTGTGCCTTGGCCTTGCCGGCCGCCGCAGCATCCTGCAATTTGGTACGGGATTTGTGCAATTTCTCCTGCGCTTTTCCGCGCTGTTTTTCCAGTTTGGCGAGCAGTTTTTCAGCATCAGCCAAGGCTTGGGAACAAGCGGTTTCCAAATGCTCGAGCAGGCTGCCCGAGAGTTGTTGGAGTAAGTGCAACGGGGTATTTACAGGCTTCTTGGTGGCCGACATGGTTTACCTCCTGGCTGACGTGGGTGCGGCTCATACTAGACCTCTGCTGCTACCGCCGCTAGGGCATGTTGACAGTATCGAAAGCGCTGCGTTGCAACGAATCGAAAATCTTCCTGGCTTGCGTAAAACAAGTTCACTGTCGCACGCATTCACACTGGCATAATCTGCCGCATCTCAGGTCGGAGAGTGCCGATGTCGCGCTACCTTTTTTTATCGCTGTGCGTATTTTTTTCCGTGGCCCAGGCCGCCGAAAAAACCACGGAAAATGAAGCTCACGATCTCGCGTACAGCCTGGGCGCAAGCCTCGGTGAACGTCTGCGTCAGGAGGTTCCCGATCTGCAACTTCAGGCATTGGTCGAAGGGTTGCAGCAAGCCTATCGAGGCAAGCCGCTGGCCCTGAAAGATGAGCAGATCGAACAGATTCTGGCCGAGCATGAAGCGCAGGTTGCCTTGCAACAGAGCGCACCGCAGAGCGAAGTCGCCCTCGAAAAAGAGAAACGTTTTCTCGCGGGGGAAAAAGCCAGACCCGGGGTTCGTGAACTGGCCGATGGTGTGTTGCTGACGGAGCTGGTGCCTGGCACCGGTGCGAAAGCCGGTCCGAATGGCAAGGTCCAGGTCCTGTACATCGGTCGCCTTCCCGACGGCACCGTGTTCGATCAGAACACTCAGCCGCAGTGGTTCAGTCTCGACAGTGTGATCAGTGGGTGGCGCAGCGCTCTGCAAAACATGCCGGTCGGTGCGAAGTGGCGGCTGGTGATTCCATCGGCGCAGGCCTATGGCGCCGACGGTGCCGGCGACTTGATCGAGCCATTCACGCCACTGGTGTTCGAAGTCGAATTGCGCGGCGCCACCGGCTGAACAGCGCAAACGAAAAACGGCGCGCATAAGCGCACCGTTTTTTTTGAGGGTGTTGCAGGATGGGGTTCAGGCTTGAACCGAATCCTCTTCCTTGTGAGCGGTGTGCAGCACTTCGATCAGGCAGTCTTCCAGTTCGAAGCGTTCGTGCAACAGGCCACCCAGCTCCTTGAATTTCTCTGCCACGCACTTGCCTGCATCGCACAGGTCGTTGAACGCGAGCAGCTTCTCGGTGATGACGTCGATACGCGGGTAGATCGTCTCGGCCAATTCGAGACCGCGAGTGTCGCCAAATGCCTTGGCTTCGCCCGTCAGCTGTTCGTAGATTTCGAAGTGCCCCGCAGATACGTAATCGACCAGCACGCCGCAGAATTCCTGCAATGGCTTGCGATTCTCCCCCAGAGCCTCAGGCTTGGCGCCGAGAGCATCATAGGCCCGAACCAGTTCGTGACGCTCCTGCAACCAGCGATCGATCAGCAGATGCACTCCACCCCAGCGTTCCTGAGCATTCTGACAACTTTCGAGCATGGTGATCTCTCTTCCCTTGTGGGTCATGCTGCCCTACACCTGTCGCACACTTGAAGATCAAGGATCGGCCAGGCAGAGCGTCATTCGAGCAACATAATTCCAATGACACGTGCGGGCCAGATTATGCCCGCGCGACGGTGGCTTCAAGGTACGCAGGAGATAAAGTTCATACAAGTGTTTAATCGCCCGCCAGCGCAGGGTGCGACGACTCGCCGCTGAGCGGTCGCCGACAGGCGATCCAGACAACGCGCAGCAGCTGCTGAACACCGAGAGTTGTCATCGCGACAAAGAACAACAGGCTCCACTCCGGCAGGCTCAGGTCGAACAGCGTCCATGAGATCCTTGTGCAGTCGGCCGTGCCGTTGAACATTTGCTGCACAACGTACGCCCAAGGGTTGCTGGCGAACAGATCGGCCATATGGGGCGAGCACGTGGACACCTGTTGCAGCGGGTCGCCTTGCAACAACACCTGGCGCCACGCTGTGACTGTTCCCGCCAGGCTGCACAGCAATCCCAGCAGCCAATACAGGAAAGAACCGAATCGGCCGGGACCATGCACCGAAGCCATCAGGCAGACACCCGTGAACAATGCCAGACACATCCGCTGCAGCTCGCACATGCCGCACGGCTGGAGGCCTACCGCATATTCCAGGTAATAGGACACGCCCAAGGCCAGGGCGCCGGCAACGAAAACCATGAAAAACAAGGAGCGTGAGCAGGCCAACGACATGGCTTTTCCGTACCAGTAGAGACAAGTGGTTACGGTAGAGGAAAGCGCGCCAGCCTTACAAGACAGGTCGGCAGAGACACTTCAACAGAAGTGTAGGGAATTCCCGACAGAGTCGAGAGGATCAGATGTAGTCGTCTGTAGGAATTTGTCACCAACTGACCACGACTGTAAGAATTAACGTCTTTGTGGCGAGGGAGCTTGCTCCCGTTCGATTGCGCAGCAGTCGCAAATCAAGAGGTTGCTTTGCAACCCGGCGGGAGCAAGCTCCCTCGCCACAGGTCTCACCAGCCGTTAACGTTTAGACGGTTGCCGGCACCGGCAACGGCGCCGCCAACAAACGTTCATCCAGGAGACCAAGGCCTTCCTGGAACAGCTGGTTACTGCGCTCGGTGTCGCCCAGTTGCGCCAGCAATCGCGCCAGCTCCGCGCAGGCTTCCGGATTGCGCTGCACGCGCAGGCTGCTCTCCAGATAATCCCGGGCCTTACCCCACAGACTGTTTTGCAAACATAGACGACCCAGGGTCAGCAACAGGCTCGGGTCGGTCGGATGGTTCTTCAGCCAGCCCTCGGCGGTCTGTAGCTGTCGGGCCGGATCACTGCCGCGAACCAGTCCGTAAAGGCGCGCCAGATGGCTGTCGTAGTTGCGCTTGAGCGCCGTTCGCAGCACCTCTTCGGCCTCGACCTGGGCGCCGATTTGCCGAAGCTGCTCGGCATACGCCAACACCAGTTGCGGTTCCTGGCGCTGAGCCGAGGTGAGTTGCTGCCAGGCGCGGTTGAGCGATTGCAATCCGACGGTTCCGTCTTCTTCCTGGTGCGCGGCCAGGGACAGGTTTTCCCCCCAGGCCCGGCGCTCCAGTTCTGCCAGCTCGGCCGGTGGCAGGACCTTGTCCTTGCGCAGCTCCGGCAGCAGGCGAATCACCGCCGACCAGTCACCGCGCTGTTGATGCAAACGCTGCAACTGGCGCAAGGTCTGGACGTTATGAGGGTGACGCTCATGCATCGCCTGCAAGGTCACCAGGGCGCCGTCGGTGTCGCCGCGATCGGTCTGCAGTTGAGCGTGGCTCAAGGCGATCGCCAACTCGGCCTGGGGCTGGCGCTCCAGTGCACGCTCCAGCAAGTTGTCGCTTTCCTCGTAGTGGCCTTGCTCGTTCGCGGCGCGAGCAGCGCCGAGGTAGTAAAGCAGCGGCTGGCGCTCGGCTTCGGCGGCGCGATGCAAATGACGCTGCGCACTCGCCCAGCGACCTTCGGCCAGGTCCAGCTGACCGTGCTCAATCGCCACTTGCACCCGGCGACTGCGATTGCGCCGCGACCAGGGATTGACCACGCCACTGGAGGTCGTGACCAATTCGACCAGTGCCTTGATACCCCAGAACACCAGCCACAACACCGCCACCAGGGCCAGGGTTGCCCACAGGCTCGATTCGAAACGGAAGCTCTTGTAAGCGATCAGCACGTAGCCAGAATGCTCGGCAATCGCCAACCCCAAAGCGGCGGCAGCGGCGATGGCCAAAAACACGATCACATAGAGTCGCTTCATGGCGTGGCCTCCGGCAGGGTGCTTGCGGCAGGCTTGGCCATGGGTTTGATCGAGTCCTCGGCGTTGACGTTACGACGCTCGAGATAACCCTGAACCGCGCTCAGCGTGCCGGTCAGGTCCGGCGTGACGACAGTGACCGGCTGCTTGC
Proteins encoded in this window:
- a CDS encoding COG3014 family protein codes for the protein MASRALTLIALSAVTLLSGCSAFRNYDSELAQTNQQLAAGNVDAALTLLEKNNTGEDKDLLYYFEKGELLRAKGDLSGSQNAWTSADAVVGKWEDAVKLDTAKYVAQFGSFLVNDKVRRYEGYDYEKVMLTTQMALNLLAVNDFDGARTAIKKTHEREAVIADLRDKEYLKSEEEAEKEGVKTEYKDLQGYPVASLDAPEVVGLKNSYQSAFSHYLAGFVYEALGEKDLAAPGYRKAAELRPNTPLLEQALKDLDKKNAKDEDSDILIVVQSGLAPARDSIRVPLPLPISGNVVITPLSFPIIKPDTSTATLAQIGVDGQQVNLTQLNSITAMSRRALRDDMPGIIVRTTVRAVTRGVAQKQINETNPLAGLAVGITSAVLEGADTRTWRTLPDNTQVVRLRLKKGEHQVTLPSAVGGSVVKITVDQRYQVISLRAVGSQVFASGLAAHVVPSSSPTAVASLKQP
- a CDS encoding YcfL family protein, with amino-acid sequence MRFKLIAVVALALLAGCATPPPPEPGSAASKVVAMGKLKNIVVGAMRVARENGFMTVNVQLSNTSFNNKTFYYRFAWLGPEGFPIAEEETWKSQMMYGEQTSFIQAIAPTAKAVDFRLEIKTP
- the lpoB gene encoding penicillin-binding protein activator LpoB, producing the protein MFARFSFIAVIALLASGCANTSPVLGSKNISYGDTKAVETVTNEFGSTDLQMIAESMTRSLAQSGILQGRPVVQVYDVKNKTSEYIDTREITTSIKTQLMKSGTARFASDNTAMQSQVDQLKLQNQSGLYKKATVAKTGNMIAAKYRLEGSISSIVKRSSDYKDVFYKFSLQLIDVESGLAEWMDEKEIRKTTER
- a CDS encoding penicillin-binding protein activator LpoB, giving the protein MRAWIGMMALACALSAQAAPKVAVTDLAYQERVEQYIHIVSAKNNYREGYYSASGSSSYNEFEATTSYIEQAELRKFTGDIKGEILRTGMFQLVQGTPYTAASKGDIYDVIKRIKAGNFKGADYVLFGTVSDIDFTRDVTELANTDSHSAVLGLTLVADFSLINTRTYEITSAFTAMGEGQDTKLVNGRDIKVSLNRPRVVRDVSKALGEDVAAQLSQQLGGGSYQQPGQAPLRNNLPPDTAPVILR
- a CDS encoding LysE family transporter, whose protein sequence is MELQTWLAFFAACWVISLSPGAGAIASMSSGLQYGFWRGYWNALGLQLGLAVQIAIVGAGVGAILTASASAFYAIKWFGVAYLVYLAVKQWRALPSDMSDDAAVRQIGKPLALVFRGFLVNISNPKALVFMLAVLPQFIDPHAPLLAQYLIIGVTMVCVDLIVMAGYTGLASKVLRMLRTPKQQKRMNRTFAGLFIGAAAFMATLRKAAV
- a CDS encoding mechanosensitive ion channel family protein — protein: MEAFKLPLPAMWVEPIWLVVQILLILLAGYIAQRVVAKCLTRLGERYPFPPQFLMPLRGGLRWLIMGSALIFVLERLGVSATVLWTALSGFVAVAAVAFFAMWSVLSNLLCAILIFTVGPFRIGDVVELVDTTDKPGVKGRVVAINLLYTTLIEAEELGTGSAMVQVPNSLFFQRSVRRWRGTDVFSSGGFEK
- a CDS encoding ATP-binding cassette domain-containing protein; the protein is MIRLQNLTLQRGPQRLLEDAELTLHAGHKAGLIGANGAGKSSLFALIRGELHPDSGDCFLPADWRIAHMRQEIETLERLAVDYVLDGDLRLREVQRDLAAAEAAHDGAAQARLHSELDSADGYTADARARKLLAGLGFTNEQMDRQVGDFSGGWRMRLNLAQALMCPSDLLLLDEPTNHLDLDAIIWLEEWLKSYPGTLLLISHDRDFLDAVVDHVAHVDQRKITLYRGGYSAFERARAERLAQQQQAYEKQQAQRAHMESYIARFKAQATKARQAQSRIKALERMEELSAAHVDSPFDFVFRESTKISSPLIDLSDARLGYGDKAVLEKVKLQLTPGARIGLLGPNGAGKSTLIKNLAGELSPLAGRLTRGENTVVGYFAQHQLDSLDSKASPLLHLQRLAPTEREQTLRDFLGGFDFRGARIDEPVLNFSGGEKARLALALIAWERPNLLLLDEPTNHLDLEMRLALTMALQEFSGAVLVVSHDRHLLKSTTDNFYLVADGKVEEFDGDLEDYARWLVDYRQRNAPVSNTPVNPDKTDKKAQRQAAAALRQQLAPHKREADKLEAELGKLHEKLAKIDTGLGDSDIYEPARKNDLRDLLAEQARLKVREAELEEAWMEALELLESMQAELEALS
- a CDS encoding TIGR02444 family protein, which translates into the protein MSSDLWSFSLGTYARPGVEAACLTLQSAGVNVCLLLCGLWLGQRGVACNEQRLQQLRNVAEPWDADVVRPLRDVRMQWKIIATEDAELNALREQVKALELEAERHLLLRLERSAQSWPQDEATDLSAWLEGVAAGAAHLDRDALHQLRVAATGT